The following are encoded in a window of Oncorhynchus mykiss isolate Arlee chromosome 11, USDA_OmykA_1.1, whole genome shotgun sequence genomic DNA:
- the LOC110535717 gene encoding hyaluronan and proteoglycan link protein 1 yields MRALLCTALLSLTLASSVYSDTDSTASAPVDAAETELGDQNRVFASRGSNITLPCRLHRRHGMSFGRVGIRIKWTKLSADESLEEDVLVSMGFHKKSYGSFLGRVRLLEADDDDASLLINDVSLDDMGKFRCEVIDGMDDVIHEVTLEVQGSVGYSDGVVFPYSPRLGRYNLNFHNAEQACLDQDSVVASFDQLYKAWRSGLDWCNAGWLNDGSVQYPITNPRQACGGVNSGAGLRSYGQRDKSKSRYDVFCFTSAINGRFYWLVQPDKLTFNEAAQACQDDGAEIAKVGQMYAAWKNGYDRCDSGWLADGSVRYPISRPRRNCSPTEAAVRFVGFPDKKQKLFGVYCFKGQQ; encoded by the exons AGACTGAACTTGGTGATCAGAACCGTGTGTTTGCCAGTCGCGGCTCCAACATCACTCTACCATGCCGGCTCCACCGCCGGCATGGGATGTCTTTCGGCCGCGTGGGCATAAGGATCAAGTGGACCAAGCTGTCTGCGGATGAGTCACTGGAGGAAGATGTGCTGGTGTCCATGGGCTTCCACAAGAAGAGCTACGGCAGCTTCCTGGGCCGTGTCCGCCTGCTGGAGGCTGACGATGATGACGCCTCACTGCTCATCAACGACGTGTCCCTGGACGACATGGGAAAGTTCCGTTGTGAAGTCATTGATGGCATGGATGATGTCATTCATGAGGTTACCTTGGAGGTGCAAGGTAGTGTAGGCTACAGCGACG GTGTGGTGTTCCCTTACTCCCCACGGCTGGGTCGTTACAACCTCAACTTCCACAATGCCGAGCAGGCTTGCCTGGACCAGGACTCTGTGGTGGCCTCCTTCGACCAGCTCTACAAGGCCTGGAGGAGTGGCCTTGACTGGTGCAATGCCGGTTGGCTGAACGACGGCTCCGTGCAGTACCCCATAACCAACCCCAGACAGGCCTGTGGAGGAGTCAACTCCGGTGCGGGCCTGAGAAGCTACGGCCAGCGCGACAAGTCCAAAAGCCGCTACGATGTCTTCTGCTTCACCTCTGCCATCAACG GCCGCTTCTACTGGCTGGTGCAGCCCGACAAGCTAACGTTCAACGAGGCTGCTCAGGCGTGCCAGGATGACGGAGCTGAGATCGCCAAGGTGGGCCAGATGTATGCTGCATGGAAGAACGGCTATGACCGCTGCgactctggctggctggctgacggcagTGTCCGCTACCCCATCTCCAGACCCCGAAGGAACTGCAGCCCGACAGAGGCGGCTGTGCGCTTCGTGGGATTCCCCGACAAGAAGCAAAAGCTCTTCGGCGTCTACTGCTTCAAGGGCCAGCAGTGA